The Limanda limanda chromosome 14, fLimLim1.1, whole genome shotgun sequence genomic interval GGAAAAGTCTTAGATTTGATCAAAATTTTTTCCTTTAAGTGGATTTTTggtaaataaaacaagcaagcaaacaaatatatttatcttAAGCACTAGGGGGCATGCTGTACAAGTGCACGtccatgtgttgtgttgttattgttttgttaacAATCCCCCACCCCACGTCACTGGAGTCGTGTGTTTTGTGCAGTTTGATTGTAGTTTCACAGCATCAGCAATTGCACATGAACTACTGGCATATTCAGATGTGGGCAGAGCAGTGGACTAACAGAGGGCGGCCCTGAAAACACAGTGGGACAGAATTGTGCTGCTCACTGAGTCTAAAACAAACAGATTAGAACTTCACCAAGTAATTATAATTTTGGGGAGTTCTTTGTGGTCTGTGTTCCTGCCTCTGTCCAGACATAGAGGTGTGTTTGAGAAAAGAACTGtaccttgtttttatttaggcTGACTAAGTAAACACTTGTTTTTGCTCTTTGGAAGAAAATGACAGTAAAAATTGAGCTGATAGTCCTGACCCTCAGCCCTCAGACTCCCATCATTCAGCGATACTTTGTTATTGTGATTTGGACAGAGCACGACGGACGGACTCCTCCCCCGTGATGGAAATGCTGTATAAATGCAGCATCAGCCTGTCAACAGCAGTGTCTGAAAGCTTATTGGTGCCCGAACATGAAGGGACTGAGCTTGGTTCTTCTGGCGCTTCTCCTGATGCTTGCAGTCGGAGAGGGTAAGGAAAGAAACACACCCATTTTCTTACTGTGTGAGATCAAGCAAATCATAATGCTCAAACGTCACTGTGCTCAAATGGGACCTGACAGACAACATGACAGTTAATGTTTACTTCTTTACgatattaacatatttattgggATTGCAGTTTATGAAAAGCACTATCAAGTAGAGTCAGTATAGATCAGGCGTATGGgaacatatttgtgtttctatCGACAGGCAATGATCCAGAAATGCAGTACTGGACTTGTGGGTATAGAGGACTCTGCAGACGGTTCTGCTATGCTCAGGAGTACATCGTTGGTCATCACGGTTGCCCTCGGAGATACAGGTAGGCCTGCCAAGATCATAACGTAGACCTGCACACAGCcctttcatatttgtgtttgtttctgcctGACTTCCAGCAGAAGAGAAACACCTATTCTGAAGAAAGACAGAACCTTTTTGAGATTCTCTAAAGACGTCCTGTGCTCATTTCCAGGTGTTGTGCTATACGGTCTTAGCAGCTCCTGCAAGGTGTCCCGGCACGAGGGCCGAAATCTTCAGCTCAAGCAGCTGGGATCCTGGCAGCCGGCACAGCCTTCTTTCTCCGGATAAACCATCTTGATAACTTTGCTGTCGATCAGTCCCTCTTGGATCTGACGCCGAGTGCTTTTGAAGTGGACTTTATATGCTGTACTAAGAACCTAACTCATTTACTCATGTCATTGACTGAAGCATGGTGTGGCTGATCCTGTACCTCACACTGAATGATGTCTCCTAACACAGCCTTTGTGAACAGTTGGTTCCTTCTCTCTGAAATGCAGTGCAAATGCCAATAAATGCATGGAAACAGATGcactggtgtttgtttttttgagcACAGAGGGTCCTCACATTCAAATTTGAGCATATTGTCTCAAATTCAATGCAAAGTAAACCAGTTACTTTGcatgtgagaaaacatgtaaaatacagTGTCTAAATGGAGCACATTGCCCACTTGGCTTGACCTTGGGGAAATAACAGCATGGAAAGCAGTCTGCGTGGAGTCTGGCATGCTGTCGCTCAGCGCTGTCCTGACAGGACACAATAATGGTCAAGTGACTGACCTAAATAGCTGTTGATGAAATAGAGCTTTTGTGAATGAAGTGTTATGGCTCTGTGTTTATGTTATCTCACCATTCTGTCGGTCTGGACAACATTGTCTGGAACAGACAGACGACGTCACGATTGCAAAGCCGATTCATTGTCCCATCACCGGGCCCGTCTCAGATCATCCGGCGGTCAAATGACATTGCTGGtatatttattgtttctatttttttagGAATCAACACAACTGTCTGCTCAAAAACTGATTTGCTCATCTCAGTTTGAGGGCACACCAACACAGGTGGAACCAAAAGGCTGttgtaatt includes:
- the defbl2 gene encoding beta-defensin-like 2, with the translated sequence MKGLSLVLLALLLMLAVGEGNDPEMQYWTCGYRGLCRRFCYAQEYIVGHHGCPRRYRCCAIRS